The following proteins are co-located in the Fluviicola sp. genome:
- a CDS encoding NAD-dependent epimerase/dehydratase family protein → MKVAITGGNGHIGNAIIEELIRRDYTIKALVHSKSNFLESKNIETVKGSLHDEAALTELMKDCDYLIHCAAVISINGDKNQLVQKVNIEGLENVLKVAKASNLKRIVHLSSVHAYDHLPMDEPMNETRNFVSDSAYSYDKSKRDGQMIARKYFEEGLPIIVVNPTCVFGPPNYAKCKQNNAFVSMAKRRIPFVFKGGYDWVDVRDVANSVCNALTQGQLGEAYILGGSYYTLKDLSRVVAKVSNKRIPCFEVPIGLVKSFLPVIGTYYKLMKQDPSVTRESIEILEFGNKHIQSEKAKKDLGHNPRPVDETMKDLLSWHRENH, encoded by the coding sequence ATGAAAGTTGCTATCACAGGCGGCAACGGCCATATCGGGAATGCGATCATTGAAGAATTGATCCGCCGGGATTACACCATCAAAGCACTGGTCCATTCCAAAAGCAATTTCCTGGAAAGCAAAAACATCGAAACCGTTAAGGGTTCTTTGCATGACGAAGCAGCTTTGACTGAGCTAATGAAAGACTGCGATTACCTCATTCATTGCGCGGCCGTTATTTCCATCAACGGGGATAAAAACCAACTGGTACAGAAAGTCAATATCGAAGGACTGGAAAATGTGCTGAAAGTCGCAAAAGCGAGCAACCTGAAACGGATTGTTCATCTTTCCTCCGTACATGCATACGATCACCTTCCGATGGATGAACCGATGAATGAAACGCGGAATTTTGTCTCCGATTCGGCCTATTCATATGACAAGAGCAAGCGCGACGGGCAAATGATCGCACGCAAATACTTTGAAGAAGGTTTACCCATTATTGTTGTAAATCCTACCTGTGTGTTCGGCCCTCCGAATTATGCAAAATGCAAGCAGAACAATGCTTTTGTTTCCATGGCGAAACGACGCATTCCTTTCGTATTCAAAGGCGGCTACGATTGGGTCGATGTACGCGATGTTGCAAACTCGGTCTGCAATGCACTGACGCAAGGCCAATTGGGAGAAGCGTACATTCTCGGGGGAAGCTATTATACCTTAAAAGACCTTTCCCGCGTGGTTGCCAAAGTTTCCAATAAACGCATTCCGTGTTTTGAAGTGCCGATCGGCCTGGTGAAATCTTTCCTCCCGGTTATCGGCACCTACTACAAACTCATGAAACAGGATCCTTCCGTGACAAGAGAAAGTATTGAAATCCTGGAATTCGGCAACAAACACATTCAATCGGAGAAAGCCAAAAAAGATTTGGGACATAATCCGCGCCCGGTCGATGAAACGATGAAAGATTTATTATCTTGGCATCGCGAGAATCACTAG